In Rickettsiales bacterium, the DNA window CATTCTTAGCAGCATTAATTGCTCCATGTAAATATTCTTTTGCAAGTTTACAAGATTCTTCTAACCCCATACCAAGAGCTAAATATGAAGCAATAGCTGCAGAAAGAGTACAGCCCGTACCATGTATATTTTTAGATTTAATACGAGAACCTTCAAACCATCTGCTCTTACCTTCATTATCTAAATATAGGTCATTTGATGTCTTACAATCTAAATGCCCCCCCTTCACCAATACCGCCTTAGGACCAAACTCAAGTATTTTTTCTCCCATTAGAATCATATTATTATATGAAGGTGATGATATTCCTGTTAATTCTATAGCTTCAGGTAAATTAGGAGTAATAATAGTACTAATAGGCATGAGTAATTCTTTTAAAGCTTCCACTGCTTCTGGCAATAATAAAGCATTACCACTTTTTGCGACCATAACAGGATCAAGAACAATGGGGATATTCTTTGCATTATCTTTAAGGAATTTAGCCACGACTTTAATAATATCACTATTAAGTAACATTCCTATTTTAATACTATTTGGAGGAATATCATCAAAAATTGCTTCAAGCTGCTCATCTATCGACACCAATGGAATGTCATAACAAGCCCTCACTCCACAAGTATTCTGCACTGACAAAGCAGTTAATACATTCATTCCATAACAACCAAGAGCAGAAAAAGTTTTGAGATCAGCCTGCAGACCTGCACCTCCAGAACCATCGAACCCTGCAATAGATAATACTTTGTGTTTCATAACAATTCTCTCATTTTATTCCAATTAGGTTTATTAAGACAATCAATAAATTCTACTCTAAATGAACCAGAACCTCTAGCAGAACCTTCAGCTATTTGTCCTGATAAACTGAAATAAGCTACAGCCAATTTTGCTGACTCGAATGAATCAGAATTCAGCGCTCTAAAAGCTGCAATCACTGCTGTTAAACTACATCCCATTCCGGTTATAAAAGGCATTACCTTTGATCCAAAACTTAATATCTCCTCTCGCTTACCATCAGTAATAAAATCTTGGGATCCACTTACCACAACTGTTATATCTTGTCGTAATGCCAATTCTTTTGCTGATTCTAAAGCATCATTTACTTGATGAGTTGACTCCACCCCTAATCCCATAGCTTCCAGTCCATACACAGCCATTATTTCACTAGCATTGCCCCTTATAATATCTATAAATGGTAGAATTTCTTTCACTGTTTTTTTTCTTATTACAGTCGCTCCTACACCAACTGGATCAAGAATAACTGCTTTATTATATTTTTTAGCAGTAATACAAGCAAATTTTGCTCTTTCTATAAACTCTACTGTTAAAGTGCCAATATTAATATATACTGCTGAACTTATTTGAATAAGCTCTTCCATTTCTCTTATATCTTCAGACATAATAGGGGCAGCACCCAATGCTAATAAGCTATTAGCTACAAAATCCATTGTCACAGAATTTGTTAAATTTAACACCAACGGCTTAATTTTATGCAAATTTTCTAAACTATTTTCAATTTCATCTATCATATTAATAACCTCTTCGTTGCTTCATATGGATCATGAGCATTATGAATGGCGCCGATAACAGCCACTCCTTCAGCTCCAGCTTGAGAAATATCTTGTATATTGGTGGAATTGATTCCTCCAATAGCTACAACCGGATGAATAGATTCTTCTACAACCATTTTAAGTCCATCAATGCCCCAAAAGGTTTTACAATTAAGCTTACTAGAACTTGGAAACACAGCGCTTGCCGCTATATAATTTACGGGTAAATTATTAGCCTTATTCACATCTTTTAAAGTTTCAACAGATACTCCTATTATTTTATTAGGCCCCAATTTTTCTCTTAAAAGAGAAGCATCCATATCCTCATTTCCCACATGCACTCCATCTGCATCTATTTCAATAGCCATATCAACAAAGTCATTAATAATTAAAGGAATTTTAAGAGGAGATAAAAAATTCTTTAAAGCTAAAGCTCTTGCCTTTATCTTATTATAATCATTAGACTTTTCACGTAACTGGACCATAGTAACTCCACCACGGACGGCTTTGGCTATAAAATTTAAATATTCATCTATAGTTTTATCATTTATATTAGTTACCAAACAAAGCTTCATACGATTCATAATTTACCAATATCTTCATTCCAAATAAGATAACATTAGCACTTTACCTTCAATAACTTCTATAGAAACGTTTTTTAAAACCGTTCTATTAAAGCAGGAATTAAACCCTGGGAACTCTAATATAGCATTATTTAACTCCCATTTTAAACCAAAAGTTTTAATCCTAGCTTTAGGAATACCAAATAAAGATATCTTAGTGTTATTATTAAAATTATAATTTGAAACAGAAGGAGAATTGATTACATAACCAATAACTGGAGGAGCATAAAATATGCAGTCATTTTCTAGAACCACATTAATATTCTGTAAAATATGATCAATAAAACCACCACTTACTCCACAAATAATAGCCGGCAGTAACTTCTGCTCTTTAAGATATTCCATAGCTTTTTGGAAATCAGATTTATTCTGGTTAGGACGATGAATTATTTCTACATCTTGATATGTGCTTTGCTCAATACTATCTAAATCACCAATAATGATAGAAGGTTTTATTCCTACCTTAAGCAATTTATCTAGAGCTCCATCGGCAGCAATAATAGTTTTATCTTGAATAAAAAAATCAGAACCTGGCAAGTCACCATTTAAACATAAAATAGATTTATGCCTTGGAAAATACTTATGCGGAATCATAATACCTCTTCTGAAAAATAGAAATTAAACTAGTTAAAAAACCAACAATATTACTATAAACTACGAATTCAGATGAGGTGTAAATTCCATAACCAATCCAAGATATAGAACATATCAGATAATTATAAAGCATAATCATAGATACATCATGGGCTGATTTGGTTTTATAAATTTT includes these proteins:
- the thiD gene encoding bifunctional hydroxymethylpyrimidine kinase/phosphomethylpyrimidine kinase; the encoded protein is MKHKVLSIAGFDGSGGAGLQADLKTFSALGCYGMNVLTALSVQNTCGVRACYDIPLVSIDEQLEAIFDDIPPNSIKIGMLLNSDIIKVVAKFLKDNAKNIPIVLDPVMVAKSGNALLLPEAVEALKELLMPISTIITPNLPEAIELTGISSPSYNNMILMGEKILEFGPKAVLVKGGHLDCKTSNDLYLDNEGKSRWFEGSRIKSKNIHGTGCTLSAAIASYLALGMGLEESCKLAKEYLHGAINAAKNEKIGNGCGSVHHFYKIWS
- the thiM gene encoding hydroxyethylthiazole kinase; the protein is MIDEIENSLENLHKIKPLVLNLTNSVTMDFVANSLLALGAAPIMSEDIREMEELIQISSAVYINIGTLTVEFIERAKFACITAKKYNKAVILDPVGVGATVIRKKTVKEILPFIDIIRGNASEIMAVYGLEAMGLGVESTHQVNDALESAKELALRQDITVVVSGSQDFITDGKREEILSFGSKVMPFITGMGCSLTAVIAAFRALNSDSFESAKLAVAYFSLSGQIAEGSARGSGSFRVEFIDCLNKPNWNKMRELL
- the thiE gene encoding thiamine phosphate synthase; translation: MNRMKLCLVTNINDKTIDEYLNFIAKAVRGGVTMVQLREKSNDYNKIKARALALKNFLSPLKIPLIINDFVDMAIEIDADGVHVGNEDMDASLLREKLGPNKIIGVSVETLKDVNKANNLPVNYIAASAVFPSSSKLNCKTFWGIDGLKMVVEESIHPVVAIGGINSTNIQDISQAGAEGVAVIGAIHNAHDPYEATKRLLI
- a CDS encoding thiamine diphosphokinase, giving the protein MIPHKYFPRHKSILCLNGDLPGSDFFIQDKTIIAADGALDKLLKVGIKPSIIIGDLDSIEQSTYQDVEIIHRPNQNKSDFQKAMEYLKEQKLLPAIICGVSGGFIDHILQNINVVLENDCIFYAPPVIGYVINSPSVSNYNFNNNTKISLFGIPKARIKTFGLKWELNNAILEFPGFNSCFNRTVLKNVSIEVIEGKVLMLSYLE
- a CDS encoding SemiSWEET family transporter; the protein is MNVITMFGLVATITSFVGLMPQVYKIYKTKSAHDVSMIMLYNYLICSISWIGYGIYTSSEFVVYSNIVGFLTSLISIFQKRYYDSA